Proteins from one Caulobacter sp. X genomic window:
- a CDS encoding NAD(P)/FAD-dependent oxidoreductase, producing the protein MGQHVETLVIGGGPAGLTTAYTLAKAGRGVTVLEMDAARVGGVARTLDYKGLKFDIGGHRFFSRNPEVLDLWREMLPEGFVERSRRSRIYYQGRFYAFPLRAFQALANLGPWMATRCLASFAWAKVKPIKQPESFRDWVRNHFGETLFTTFFKSYAEKVWGMSCDDLSADWARQRIRGLHLGTAIADGVRRSLGLQRKAPVAAPTKTLSERFLYPRQGAGMVWEACAEKIVALGGDVRLGRRVDGLHYDKLARLWTVSVACADGRKEIYTADNVVSSAPIRELMQSISPTPMSVFHAGELMYRDFLTVVLIGKPRKAPPDTWIYVHDASVQVGRVRDLRAWSPEMIPDGVEAALGLEYFCFEGDALWSLSDAELIAKAKAEIARIGLMDVEAVEDACVARQRKAYPVYDEAYAEHIRMIRLDLKMHYPGLHLVGRNGMHRYGDQDRAMMTGVLTAENIIAGERVHDVWEVDENAAYDRPMVRVERPAPQRAAA; encoded by the coding sequence ATGGGCCAGCACGTGGAGACCCTGGTGATCGGCGGCGGGCCGGCCGGTCTGACGACCGCCTACACCCTCGCCAAGGCCGGGCGGGGCGTGACCGTGCTCGAGATGGATGCGGCCCGCGTGGGCGGCGTCGCTCGGACGCTCGACTACAAGGGCTTGAAGTTCGACATCGGCGGCCATCGGTTCTTCTCGCGCAATCCCGAGGTTCTCGACCTGTGGCGCGAGATGCTGCCCGAGGGCTTCGTCGAACGGTCGCGCCGCTCGCGCATCTACTATCAAGGGCGGTTCTACGCGTTTCCGCTGCGGGCTTTCCAGGCGCTGGCCAATCTTGGCCCCTGGATGGCGACCAGGTGCCTGGCGTCGTTCGCCTGGGCCAAGGTCAAGCCGATCAAGCAGCCCGAGAGCTTCCGCGACTGGGTCCGCAATCATTTCGGCGAGACGCTGTTCACGACCTTCTTCAAGTCCTACGCCGAGAAGGTGTGGGGCATGAGCTGCGATGACCTGTCGGCCGACTGGGCGCGCCAGCGGATCCGGGGGCTGCATCTGGGGACCGCGATCGCGGACGGCGTCCGCCGGTCGCTGGGCTTGCAACGCAAGGCGCCGGTCGCCGCGCCGACCAAGACCCTGAGCGAGCGCTTTCTCTATCCCCGCCAGGGCGCGGGCATGGTCTGGGAGGCTTGCGCCGAGAAGATCGTCGCGCTGGGCGGCGACGTCCGCCTGGGACGACGGGTCGATGGTCTGCACTACGACAAGCTCGCGCGCCTCTGGACCGTCTCGGTCGCCTGCGCCGACGGCCGCAAGGAGATCTACACCGCCGACAACGTGGTCTCCTCGGCGCCGATCCGCGAGCTGATGCAGTCGATCAGCCCGACTCCGATGAGCGTCTTCCACGCCGGCGAGCTGATGTACCGCGACTTCCTGACGGTCGTGCTGATCGGCAAGCCGCGCAAGGCGCCGCCGGACACCTGGATCTACGTCCATGACGCCTCGGTGCAGGTCGGCCGCGTGCGCGACCTGCGGGCCTGGTCGCCCGAGATGATCCCCGACGGCGTCGAGGCGGCGCTGGGCCTGGAATATTTCTGCTTCGAGGGGGACGCCCTCTGGAGCCTTTCGGACGCCGAACTGATCGCCAAGGCCAAGGCCGAGATCGCCCGCATAGGCCTGATGGATGTCGAGGCGGTCGAGGACGCGTGCGTCGCCCGCCAGCGCAAGGCCTATCCGGTCTATGACGAGGCCTATGCCGAGCACATCCGGATGATCCGCCTGGATCTGAAGATGCACTATCCGGGCCTGCACCTGGTGGGTCGCAACGGCATGCACCGCTATGGCGACCAGGACCGGGCCATGATGACCGGCGTTCTGACCGCCGAGAACATCATCGCCGGCGAGCGCGTGCATGATGTCTGGGAGGTCGACGAGAACGCCGCCTACGACCGTCCCATGGTCCGCGTCGAGCGACCGGCGCCGCAACGCGCCGCGGCCTGA
- a CDS encoding sugar MFS transporter — protein sequence MSDAAIAKSPAKSGGSKLAIVYVTCLFFIWALVTNLLDPLLKTMKTVFTLTPVEASLTGFAFFIAYGVMSMPSAAFLSKFGYAKSVMVGLGGIVAGCFIAIAAAKLHTFALVLTALFVMASGITLLQVAANPLIASMGRPEDSSFRLNLSQAFNSLGAACGLWFGANFLLKGQIFEKGITITEAMREQALGFVSNVYFVIGAGLALFILAIFFVRRQITEAAPKTGHFINPLAALSSKWANLGAIGIFLYVGAEVAISLNLLLFIEQAHILNIPAEQAGKMTTFYMVFAMIGRFAGSALLKSFKDYWLLTAVAVGAIALSLVVILTKDMVPSAHTGDINLLLATVPMTTGLIPAFAALLIGLFNSIMFPTIFTLTLQRSSAPASATSGLLCMAIVGGAFLPLAFAKIEEMTGSKSLAFIAPLICYVYVLWFALVSKNAPTHEIEDEAVAGGH from the coding sequence ATGAGTGACGCCGCGATCGCCAAATCCCCGGCCAAGAGCGGGGGCTCCAAGCTGGCTATCGTCTATGTGACGTGCCTGTTCTTCATCTGGGCGCTGGTCACCAATCTGCTGGACCCGCTGCTGAAGACCATGAAGACGGTCTTCACCCTGACCCCGGTCGAAGCCAGCCTGACCGGCTTCGCCTTCTTCATCGCCTATGGCGTCATGTCGATGCCCTCGGCCGCCTTCCTGTCCAAGTTCGGCTACGCCAAGTCGGTGATGGTGGGTCTCGGCGGCATCGTCGCCGGCTGCTTCATCGCCATCGCGGCGGCCAAGCTGCACACCTTCGCCCTGGTGCTGACGGCCCTGTTCGTCATGGCCTCGGGCATCACCCTGCTGCAGGTGGCGGCCAACCCGCTGATCGCATCGATGGGCCGTCCCGAGGACAGCTCGTTCCGGCTGAACCTGTCCCAGGCGTTCAACTCGCTGGGCGCGGCCTGCGGCCTGTGGTTCGGCGCCAACTTCCTGCTCAAGGGCCAGATCTTCGAGAAGGGCATTACGATCACCGAGGCCATGCGCGAGCAGGCCCTGGGCTTCGTGTCCAACGTCTATTTCGTGATCGGCGCGGGCCTGGCCCTGTTCATCCTGGCCATCTTCTTCGTGCGCCGCCAGATCACCGAGGCGGCCCCCAAGACCGGCCACTTCATCAATCCGCTGGCGGCTCTGTCGTCGAAGTGGGCGAACCTGGGCGCGATCGGCATCTTCCTCTATGTCGGCGCCGAGGTCGCGATCTCGCTGAACCTGCTGCTGTTCATCGAGCAGGCGCACATCCTGAACATCCCGGCCGAACAGGCCGGCAAGATGACGACCTTCTACATGGTCTTCGCCATGATCGGCCGCTTCGCCGGCTCGGCCCTGCTGAAGTCATTCAAGGACTACTGGCTGCTGACCGCCGTGGCCGTCGGCGCGATCGCGCTGAGCCTGGTCGTCATCCTGACCAAGGACATGGTTCCGAGCGCCCACACCGGCGACATCAACCTGCTCCTGGCCACGGTCCCGATGACGACGGGCCTGATCCCGGCCTTCGCGGCCCTGCTGATCGGCCTGTTCAACTCGATCATGTTCCCGACCATCTTCACCCTGACCCTGCAGCGCTCGTCGGCTCCGGCCTCGGCGACCTCGGGTCTGCTGTGCATGGCCATCGTCGGCGGCGCCTTCCTGCCGCTGGCCTTCGCCAAGATCGAGGAGATGACCGGCTCCAAGTCGCTGGCCTTCATCGCCCCGCTGATCTGCTACGTCTACGTCCTGTGGTTCGCGCTGGTGTCCAAGAACGCCCCGACCCACGAGATCGAGGACGAGGCGGTGGCCGGCGGCCACTGA
- the purC gene encoding phosphoribosylaminoimidazolesuccinocarboxamide synthase translates to MTTRRKKIYEGKAKILYEGPEPGTLIQYFKDDATAFNAQKKAVLEGKGVINNRISEYIMTRLNSIGVQNHFIRRLNLREQLIKEVEIVPLEVVVRNIAAGSIATRLGLTEGQPLPRSIIEFYYKDDKLGDPMVSEEHITAFNWAATQEIDDMMAMALRVNDYLSGLFSGVGITLVDFKIEFGRVYEGDFSRIILADEISPDSCRLWDAATNEKLDKDRFRRDLGNVIESYTEVARRLGIMKEMPTVIQGGVH, encoded by the coding sequence ATGACGACCCGTCGCAAGAAGATCTACGAAGGCAAGGCCAAGATCCTGTACGAGGGCCCCGAGCCCGGCACCCTGATCCAGTACTTCAAGGACGACGCCACCGCGTTCAACGCGCAGAAGAAGGCGGTCCTGGAAGGCAAGGGCGTGATCAACAACCGGATCAGCGAGTACATCATGACTCGCCTGAACTCGATCGGCGTGCAGAACCACTTCATCCGCCGCCTGAACCTGCGCGAGCAGCTGATCAAGGAAGTCGAGATCGTTCCGCTCGAGGTCGTGGTGCGCAACATCGCCGCCGGCTCGATCGCCACGCGCCTGGGTCTGACCGAGGGCCAGCCCCTGCCCCGCTCGATCATCGAGTTCTACTACAAGGACGACAAGCTCGGCGACCCGATGGTCTCCGAGGAGCACATCACCGCGTTCAACTGGGCCGCGACCCAGGAGATCGACGACATGATGGCCATGGCCCTGCGCGTGAACGACTACCTGTCGGGCCTATTCAGCGGCGTCGGCATCACGCTGGTGGACTTCAAGATCGAGTTCGGCCGCGTCTACGAAGGCGACTTCTCGCGCATCATCCTGGCCGACGAGATCAGCCCCGACAGCTGCCGCCTGTGGGACGCCGCGACCAACGAGAAGCTGGACAAGGATCGCTTCCGCCGCGACCTCGGCAACGTCATCGAGAGCTATACCGAGGTGGCCCGCCGCCTGGGGATCATGAAGGAAATGCCGACCGTCATCCAAGGCGGCGTGCACTAA
- the purB gene encoding adenylosuccinate lyase, with product MISRYARPEAAAIWSSQTKYKIWFEIEAHAADAMAELGVIPKIAAETIWEKGRDAVWDSDRIDEIERVTKHDVIAFLTHVAEIVGPEARFLHQGMTSSDVLDTCFAVQLSRATDLLLEDVDLVLAALKRRALEHKMTVCVGRSHGIHAEPITFGLKLAGYYAEFQRAKERLAMAKFEIATCAISGAVGTFANVDPRVEQHVADKMGLAVEPVSTQVIPRDRHAAYFAALGVVASSVERLATEIRHLQRTEVLEAEEPFDPGQKGSSAMPHKRNPILTENLTGLARLVRSAVVPAMENVALWHERDISHSSVERGIGPDATIHLDFALRRLAGVIERFNIYPDNMAKNLDKLGGLVFSQRVMLALTQEGVSREDAYAAVQGNAMKVWRGEGRFIDFLKADPVVSKALSDSVLEELFDYGYHTKNVDVIFKRVFGQDA from the coding sequence ATGATCAGCCGCTACGCCCGCCCCGAAGCCGCCGCCATCTGGTCCAGCCAGACCAAGTACAAGATCTGGTTCGAGATCGAGGCCCACGCCGCAGACGCCATGGCCGAGCTTGGGGTCATCCCCAAGATCGCCGCCGAGACGATCTGGGAGAAGGGCCGCGACGCGGTCTGGGACAGCGACCGCATCGACGAGATCGAGCGCGTCACCAAGCACGATGTCATCGCCTTCCTGACCCATGTCGCCGAGATCGTCGGTCCGGAAGCCCGCTTCCTGCACCAGGGCATGACCAGCTCGGACGTGCTGGACACCTGCTTCGCCGTGCAGCTGTCGCGCGCCACCGATCTGCTGCTGGAAGACGTCGATCTGGTTCTGGCCGCGCTGAAGCGCCGGGCGCTTGAGCACAAGATGACCGTCTGCGTGGGCCGCAGCCACGGCATCCACGCCGAACCGATCACCTTTGGCCTGAAGCTGGCCGGCTACTACGCCGAGTTCCAGCGCGCCAAGGAGCGCCTGGCGATGGCCAAGTTCGAGATCGCCACCTGCGCGATCTCGGGCGCCGTGGGCACCTTCGCCAATGTCGATCCGCGCGTCGAACAGCATGTGGCCGACAAGATGGGCCTGGCCGTCGAGCCGGTCTCGACCCAGGTCATCCCGCGCGACCGCCACGCGGCCTATTTCGCGGCCCTGGGCGTGGTCGCCTCGTCGGTCGAGCGTCTCGCCACCGAGATCCGCCACCTGCAGCGCACCGAGGTGCTGGAAGCCGAGGAGCCCTTCGATCCGGGCCAGAAGGGCAGCTCGGCCATGCCGCACAAGCGCAACCCGATCCTGACCGAGAACCTCACGGGCCTTGCCCGCCTGGTCCGCTCGGCCGTGGTGCCGGCGATGGAGAACGTCGCCCTCTGGCACGAGCGCGACATCAGCCACTCGTCGGTCGAGCGCGGCATCGGCCCGGACGCCACCATCCACCTCGACTTCGCCCTGCGCCGCCTGGCCGGCGTCATCGAGCGCTTCAATATCTATCCCGACAACATGGCCAAGAACCTGGACAAGCTGGGGGGCCTCGTCTTCTCGCAGCGCGTCATGCTGGCCCTGACCCAGGAAGGCGTGTCGCGCGAAGACGCCTACGCCGCCGTCCAGGGCAACGCCATGAAGGTCTGGCGCGGCGAAGGCCGGTTCATCGACTTCCTGAAGGCCGATCCGGTGGTGTCCAAGGCCCTGTCGGACAGCGTGCTCGAGGAGCTGTTCGACTACGGCTATCACACCAAGAACGTCGACGTGATCTTCAAGCGCGTCTTCGGCCAGGACGCGTAA
- a CDS encoding DUF1476 domain-containing protein — translation MTTFDEREQGFERKFALDQELEFKAAARRNRLLGEWAAGLMGLATAEEYARAVVKSDFEQPGDDDVFRKVYEDLKGSGVSIGEGEVRMKMAELLAQAREQIKAGE, via the coding sequence ATGACCACCTTCGACGAACGCGAGCAGGGTTTCGAACGTAAGTTCGCGCTGGACCAGGAACTGGAATTCAAGGCGGCCGCGCGCCGCAACCGCCTTCTGGGCGAATGGGCGGCCGGCCTGATGGGCCTGGCGACCGCCGAGGAATACGCGCGCGCCGTGGTCAAGTCCGATTTCGAACAGCCGGGCGACGACGACGTTTTCCGCAAGGTTTACGAGGACTTGAAGGGCTCGGGCGTCTCGATCGGCGAGGGCGAGGTCCGCATGAAGATGGCCGAGTTGCTGGCTCAGGCCCGCGAGCAGATCAAGGCCGGCGAGTAA
- a CDS encoding MFS transporter, whose protein sequence is MADARASGGDRPRYSNGYKAAVLSLLLATYTFNFIDRTIIATIGQAIKVDLKLTDTQLGLLGGLYFALLYTILGIPIARLAERYNRVTIISVSLVIWSGFTALCGAAASFAQLALFRFGVGVGEAGCSPPSHSLISDYFEPKKRASALSIYSFGIPLGTMFGAVAGGWLAQEFSWRVAFVIVGLPGILLALLVKLVVKEPPRGHSEIVERPIEAEDLVVEPAAKPRFSLAQEFSELWAVTKILFGKWPVLHMVLGVTIASFGSYGSGAFVPPYFVRTYGLGLAQVGLIVGLIGGFSAGVGTLVGGFLSDWAGKKSARWYALTPAIGLLICTPIYIAAYLQTSWQATALILLIPGIFHYTYLAPTFGVVQNSVEPRRRATATALLFFFLNLIALGGGPVFTGWLIDHLAQFNFNHPGSTGIVHALAGSFGDPGAASFSAECPGGLAPKGSAPELAKACAGAMARSTQQGIVISLCFYAWAGVHYALAAIGLVKHMKERAGA, encoded by the coding sequence ATGGCCGACGCGCGTGCGTCCGGCGGCGATCGGCCGCGTTATTCCAATGGTTACAAGGCCGCGGTGCTAAGCCTGCTGCTGGCGACCTACACCTTCAACTTCATCGACCGGACGATCATCGCCACCATCGGCCAGGCCATCAAGGTCGACCTCAAGCTGACCGACACCCAGCTAGGCCTGCTGGGCGGGCTCTACTTCGCCCTGCTCTACACGATCCTGGGCATCCCGATCGCCAGGCTGGCCGAGCGCTACAACCGCGTTACGATCATCTCGGTGTCGCTGGTGATCTGGTCGGGCTTCACCGCCCTGTGCGGCGCGGCCGCCAGCTTCGCGCAGCTTGCCCTGTTCCGCTTCGGCGTCGGGGTCGGCGAGGCCGGCTGCTCGCCGCCCAGCCACTCGCTGATCAGCGACTATTTCGAGCCCAAGAAGCGCGCCTCGGCCCTGTCGATCTACTCGTTCGGCATCCCGCTGGGCACCATGTTCGGCGCCGTCGCCGGCGGGTGGCTGGCGCAGGAGTTCAGCTGGCGCGTGGCCTTCGTGATCGTCGGCCTGCCCGGCATCCTGCTGGCCCTGCTGGTCAAGCTGGTGGTCAAGGAGCCCCCGCGCGGCCACTCCGAAATCGTCGAGCGCCCGATCGAGGCCGAGGACCTCGTGGTCGAGCCGGCCGCCAAGCCCCGGTTCTCGCTCGCCCAAGAGTTCTCCGAGCTCTGGGCGGTGACCAAGATCCTGTTTGGCAAGTGGCCCGTGCTGCACATGGTGCTGGGCGTCACCATCGCCTCGTTCGGCTCCTATGGCTCCGGCGCGTTCGTGCCGCCGTACTTCGTGCGGACCTATGGATTGGGCTTGGCGCAAGTCGGCCTGATCGTCGGCCTGATCGGCGGATTCTCGGCGGGGGTGGGCACCCTGGTCGGCGGCTTCCTCTCGGACTGGGCGGGTAAGAAGAGCGCCCGCTGGTACGCCCTGACCCCGGCGATCGGTCTGCTGATCTGCACGCCGATCTATATAGCCGCCTATCTGCAGACCAGCTGGCAGGCTACGGCCCTGATCCTGCTGATCCCGGGCATCTTCCACTATACCTATCTGGCCCCGACCTTCGGCGTGGTGCAGAACTCGGTCGAGCCGCGCCGGCGGGCCACGGCCACGGCCCTGCTGTTCTTCTTCCTGAACCTGATCGCCCTGGGCGGCGGGCCGGTCTTCACCGGCTGGCTGATCGACCACCTGGCGCAGTTCAACTTCAACCATCCGGGCTCGACCGGCATCGTCCACGCCCTGGCCGGATCGTTCGGCGACCCCGGCGCGGCCAGCTTCTCGGCCGAGTGCCCCGGCGGCCTGGCGCCCAAGGGCTCCGCGCCCGAACTCGCCAAGGCCTGCGCCGGCGCCATGGCCCGTTCGACGCAACAAGGCATTGTCATCTCGCTGTGCTTCTACGCCTGGGCCGGCGTCCACTACGCCTTGGCGGCCATCGGGCTGGTCAAGCACATGAAGGAGCGGGCGGGGGCGTAG
- a CDS encoding glutathione S-transferase family protein — protein sequence MELVIGTKRWSSWSLRPWLALKRTGQSFKETVIGLRWGDATTAEIAAYSPSKLVPVLRDGDLVVWDSLAICEYLAEKFPEAKLWPADPALRALGRSAAAEMHSGFQSLRGECPMALDEAPRKLDISEATQKDVRKIVERWNQLLKRSGGPFLLGEWSIADAFFTPVATRFRTYEIHPSDYGDAGAAGAYAERLLETPEFLEWERAARAG from the coding sequence ATGGAACTCGTGATCGGCACCAAGCGGTGGTCAAGCTGGTCGCTGCGCCCGTGGCTGGCGCTGAAGCGCACCGGCCAGTCTTTCAAGGAGACCGTGATCGGGTTGCGCTGGGGTGACGCCACGACGGCCGAGATCGCCGCCTATTCGCCGAGCAAGCTCGTACCCGTGTTGCGCGATGGCGACCTGGTGGTCTGGGACTCGCTGGCGATCTGCGAGTATCTGGCCGAGAAATTTCCCGAGGCTAAGCTCTGGCCCGCTGATCCCGCGTTGCGGGCGCTGGGGCGCTCGGCGGCCGCCGAGATGCACTCGGGGTTCCAGTCCCTCCGCGGCGAGTGCCCGATGGCCTTGGACGAGGCACCGCGCAAGCTGGACATCTCCGAAGCCACCCAGAAGGACGTGCGCAAGATCGTCGAGCGCTGGAACCAGCTGCTCAAGCGCTCGGGCGGGCCGTTCCTGCTGGGCGAATGGTCAATCGCCGACGCCTTCTTCACGCCGGTGGCGACGCGCTTCCGGACCTACGAGATCCACCCGTCCGACTATGGCGACGCCGGCGCGGCCGGGGCCTATGCCGAACGCCTGCTCGAGACGCCGGAGTTCCTGGAGTGGGAGCGGGCGGCGCGGGCGGGGTGA
- a CDS encoding DUF1842 domain-containing protein has translation MTADVGTLHTQKTASDVLGLYFVKAVVGNAGTPGAPLVNLALSVQAASGHVAGIAEITQAVPGGNHRFPVTGQIYQTGLGPNHQLVSLQGEFVYTVPPPAIGSFLAKFTAALSVDQQWNGSGGFNYVTTHVENVPVKNIA, from the coding sequence ATGACTGCTGATGTCGGTACGCTTCATACCCAAAAAACCGCCAGCGATGTGCTGGGCCTCTATTTCGTCAAGGCCGTGGTCGGCAACGCCGGGACGCCCGGCGCGCCGCTGGTCAATCTGGCGCTGTCGGTCCAGGCCGCCTCGGGTCACGTCGCCGGCATCGCCGAGATCACCCAGGCGGTGCCTGGCGGCAATCACCGGTTCCCGGTCACCGGCCAGATCTATCAGACCGGCCTTGGCCCCAATCACCAACTGGTCTCGCTGCAGGGCGAGTTCGTCTACACGGTGCCGCCGCCGGCGATCGGCTCGTTCCTGGCCAAGTTCACCGCGGCCCTGTCGGTCGATCAGCAGTGGAACGGTTCTGGCGGCTTCAACTACGTGACCACCCACGTCGAGAACGTGCCGGTCAAGAATATCGCCTGA
- a CDS encoding TetR/AcrR family transcriptional regulator, with translation MTSSLKVPERRTQSDRRQQSEAELLRAAAELIAEQGVAAATFENIGLRAGYSRGLVTQRFGSKQGLIEALIARLQTRLEAVMDDRRLDQLDGLEAVLGFVDAFLTNLSRDGEMRAYFVLLAGAVADVSDLRAPFALAHKGAEERLEAMVLRGQAEGVIREGLNADATALMVGSLLLGLSTQLLIDPGMDLEPIRETSLAMLRTSFAA, from the coding sequence ATGACGTCGTCCCTTAAGGTTCCCGAGCGCCGCACCCAGTCAGACCGCCGCCAGCAGTCGGAGGCCGAGCTGCTGCGCGCCGCGGCCGAGCTGATCGCCGAGCAGGGCGTGGCCGCGGCCACTTTCGAGAACATCGGACTGCGGGCGGGTTACAGCCGGGGGCTGGTGACCCAGCGGTTCGGATCCAAGCAAGGGCTGATCGAGGCGCTGATCGCCCGGCTGCAGACGCGGCTTGAAGCGGTGATGGATGACCGCCGCCTGGACCAGCTCGACGGGCTGGAGGCGGTGCTGGGCTTCGTCGACGCCTTCCTGACGAACCTGTCGCGGGACGGCGAGATGCGGGCGTATTTCGTGCTGCTGGCCGGCGCGGTGGCCGACGTCTCTGACCTGCGCGCGCCCTTCGCCCTGGCGCACAAGGGCGCCGAGGAGCGTCTGGAGGCCATGGTGCTGCGGGGGCAGGCCGAGGGCGTGATCCGCGAAGGCCTGAACGCCGATGCGACGGCGCTGATGGTGGGGTCGTTGCTGCTGGGCCTCTCGACCCAGCTGCTGATCGATCCCGGCATGGACCTGGAGCCCATCCGGGAGACCAGCCTGGCGATGCTCAGGACGAGCTTCGCCGCTTAG
- the purS gene encoding phosphoribosylformylglycinamidine synthase subunit PurS has protein sequence MKATVHVFLKPGVLDVQGKAVENALHGLGWAGVKDARVGRVIEFDLAETDAEKAKAEVKAMCEKLLANTVIESYRIDVA, from the coding sequence GTGAAAGCCACCGTCCACGTGTTCCTGAAGCCCGGCGTGCTCGACGTCCAGGGCAAGGCCGTCGAGAACGCTCTGCACGGCCTGGGCTGGGCTGGCGTCAAGGACGCCCGGGTCGGCCGCGTCATCGAGTTCGACCTGGCCGAGACCGACGCCGAAAAGGCCAAGGCCGAGGTCAAGGCCATGTGCGAGAAGCTGCTGGCCAACACCGTGATCGAAAGCTACCGCATCGACGTCGCCTGA
- a CDS encoding 2OG-Fe(II) oxygenase family protein yields the protein MDDAPILRLNPALDPAAFAAAYAREGVARIPDVFEPAVVDRLAGILEQTIDWDIICSDERGKAEVLDRARRQALGGEAVAQRLHAATTRARDGFAYVYLGYPMIDAYLAGRDPGHPIHALTEFLNSEAFIGFCSAVTVETSVTKIDGQATCYRPGDFLTLHDDTGVGERLAAYTLGLTRTWRPDWGGQLLFHDAKGDVERGYAPAWNTLTLFRVPRVHSVAPVAPYAGAARLMVTGWLRNDPPHGGG from the coding sequence TTGGACGACGCGCCGATCCTGCGCCTGAACCCGGCGCTTGATCCGGCCGCCTTCGCGGCGGCCTACGCTCGCGAGGGCGTGGCGCGTATTCCGGACGTCTTCGAGCCCGCCGTGGTCGATCGGCTGGCCGGCATTCTCGAACAGACCATCGACTGGGACATCATCTGCTCGGACGAGCGCGGCAAGGCCGAGGTCCTGGACCGCGCGCGCCGGCAGGCCCTGGGCGGCGAAGCGGTGGCTCAGCGGCTGCACGCGGCCACGACCCGGGCCCGCGACGGCTTCGCCTATGTCTATCTCGGCTATCCGATGATCGACGCCTATCTGGCCGGCCGCGATCCGGGCCATCCGATCCACGCCCTGACCGAGTTCCTGAACAGCGAGGCCTTCATCGGCTTCTGCTCGGCGGTGACGGTAGAGACGAGCGTCACCAAGATCGACGGCCAGGCCACCTGCTACCGCCCCGGCGACTTTCTGACCCTGCACGACGACACCGGCGTGGGCGAGCGCCTTGCGGCCTACACCCTGGGCCTGACGCGGACCTGGCGACCGGATTGGGGCGGCCAACTGCTGTTTCATGACGCCAAGGGCGACGTCGAGCGCGGCTATGCGCCGGCCTGGAACACCCTGACCCTGTTCCGCGTGCCCCGCGTCCACTCGGTCGCGCCGGTCGCGCCCTACGCCGGCGCGGCGCGGTTGATGGTCACCGGCTGGCTGCGCAACGACCCGCCCCATGGCGGCGGTTAA
- a CDS encoding DNA-deoxyinosine glycosylase — MAAVKRGFPPVVDANVRVLILGSLPGEASLAARQYYGNPRNAFWRLMERVLDVSLTPLPYEERLAALLARGVGLWDVIAEAQRPGSLDAAIRDPAANDLLALIETLPSLKGVAFNGGTAAKLGGKLLGDRVPTLALPSSSPAHAARTFEQKLEAWRSLASFLQPHGS; from the coding sequence ATGGCGGCGGTTAAGCGGGGCTTTCCCCCGGTCGTCGACGCGAACGTCCGCGTCCTGATCCTGGGCAGCCTGCCCGGCGAGGCCTCGCTGGCCGCGCGCCAGTACTACGGCAATCCCAGGAACGCCTTCTGGCGGTTGATGGAGCGGGTGCTGGACGTCTCGCTGACGCCCCTGCCCTATGAAGAACGCCTCGCCGCGCTGCTGGCCCGCGGCGTCGGCCTGTGGGACGTGATCGCGGAGGCCCAGCGCCCCGGCAGCCTGGACGCGGCCATCCGCGATCCGGCGGCCAACGACCTGCTGGCGCTGATCGAAACCCTGCCAAGCCTGAAAGGCGTGGCCTTCAACGGCGGGACCGCGGCCAAGCTGGGCGGCAAGCTGCTGGGCGACCGCGTCCCGACGCTGGCCCTGCCCTCCTCGAGTCCAGCCCACGCGGCGCGGACGTTCGAGCAGAAGCTGGAGGCTTGGCGGTCCTTGGCGTCGTTCCTCCAGCCCCACGGATCATAA